A genome region from Magnolia sinica isolate HGM2019 chromosome 8, MsV1, whole genome shotgun sequence includes the following:
- the LOC131254103 gene encoding peroxidase P7-like codes for MAASLSMALANLCFLLLLLSSSKAELSTNYYSKSCPSVFTTVKSIVQSAISKERQMGASLLRLHFHDCFVNGCDGSILLKDTLSFTGEQNAFPNRKSARGYNVVDDIKSAVEKECPGVVSCADILAIAARDSVVKLGGPSWNVKVGRKDARTASQAASNRDIPAPTFSLNNLSSSFRAQGLSTKDMVALSGSHSIGQAQCSKFRDHIYNDSNIDSSFANSRQLSCPRATGPGDKNLAPLDLQTPTVFNNNYYKNLINQRGLLHSDQELFNGGSTDSQVRSYSTNPSIFNADFAAAMIKMGNIRPLTGSNGEIRKNCKRVN; via the exons ATGGCTGCTTCTTTGTCCATGGCCTTGGCCAACTTGTGCTTTCTTTTGCTCCTCCTAAGCAGCTCCAAGGCCGAGCTCTCCACTAACTACTACTCAAAATCGTGTCCGTCTGTTTTCACCACGGTGAAATCCATCGTCCAATCTGCAATCTCGAAAGAGCGTCAGATGGGTGCCTCGCTCCTGCGCCTGCACTTCCATGATTGCTTTGTCAAT GGCTGTGATGGCTCGATCCTTCTCAAAGACACGTTGAGCTTCACCGGGGAGCAGAACGCATTCCCAAATCGAAAATCAGCCCGGGGATACAACGTGGTTGATGATATAAAATCTGCGGTAGAGAAAGAGTGTCCGGGGGTGGTGTCATGTGCTGACATTCTGGCAATCGCGGCAAGGGACTCTGTGGTCAAA CTAGGTGGGCCATCTTGGAATGTGAAGGTCGGAAGAAAGGATGCAAGGACAGCCAGCCAGGCAGCTTCTAATAGAGACATTCCCGCACCAACTTTTAGCCTTAACAACCTCAGCTCTAGCTTCCGAGCTCAAGGGCTCTCTACTAAGGACATGGTTGCCTTATCTG GTTCACATTCCATCGGCCAAGCACAGTGCAGCAAGTTCCGGGATCACATATACAATGATTCCAACATCGACAGCTCATTCGCTAATTCGCGACAGTTGAGCTGCCCAAGGGCCACCGGCCCAGGTGACAAAAATCTCGCGCCGCTCGATCTCCAAACACCAACCGTTTTCAACAACAACTACTACAAGAACCTCATCAACCAGCGTGGCCTACTCCACTCCGATCAAGAGCTATTCAACGGTGGATCTACCGACTCCCAGGTGAGATCATACAGTACCAATCCGAGCATATTCAATGCCGACTTTGCCGCGGCCATGATCAAGATGGGCAACATCAGGCCACTCACGGGCTCCAACGGAGAGATTAGGAAGAACTGTAAGAGGGTGAATTAA